ATAGCCAAAGAGCCACGCGCCGAAGAGCATACCGAAGAGCGCCGCCGAGCCGAGAGAGCCGAGCTTTGTCAGGCTCCCCTGGAAGGCCGGGTCGTTCTTGAGCAGGGCTATGACGAATCCGGCCGAGATGGTGTTCACGGCTATGAACGCCCATACGGTTCCAAGGATGGCTAAAAGCGTGTAGTGGAACTTATTCAACCGGGAGTTTTCGATGGCCTCCACCTTTCACCACCCGATTTCATTTGCATGAAGAAGTTTTAAGTGTTTTTCACGTATTGCGCGGCTTGATTCGGCCCGCTCTCTTTGTTCCGTTCCAAATTCAAGGTTCACGGATTGAGATATTGCGGAGGTGCCCCTAATGGCTTGTGGGGGTTGACGTTAGAATTCCAACTTATTCAGTTCCCTCTTCATGATTTTCCACTGCTTTTCTGAGTACGCGGAGGGATCCGTGGCCACTATGAGGGTGCCCCCAAACTTAATAACGTGGTCTTTCAGTGAGAGTAGGAATTTGAAGGCTTTTTCGAAGCCGTTTTCCAAGGCAAGGTATTCAAAGCAATCGAGAACAACGATGGAGTGCCCCTTCTCAAGATGCTTTTTCACCAGATCTACAAGAATCCCTATGTCAGTCGGCCGTATCGTTAAGACGTCTTTCCAAGACGAAGTTGGGGAGAGTGTAGTAATCCAGAAGACTGGAAATGCAGGCACTTTCCTGTCAGGAAGGCTCCTTGTTATGAGGATACCGTTTCCTGCGGAGTTCATCTTCTGGAGAATCACCTCGAGATTCCTTTTCTCCTCCACGTAAAACGCGCCGTGAGGTATGTCCACACTCGGGGCTTTGGGGTGTGTGATCTGGAAAAGTGCATATTTTGCCATCCCTACGAACATCATGACCCTAAACACTGCCCCTGCACCGTAGAGATACGAGGCAAGTTCGGTTGTTATGGTCACGGGGTAGGTAAGGTTAATGACTCCAAGGAGAAATGCACCAATGGGGAAGAGTGTGGCGGTACTTTTTACTCCCACTTCCCTTTTGATAAGGGTGTATCCTGTAACCATGAGGGACAGCCCTAAGAAAGGCAGAGGGAACGCCATGAGGAGCAGAAGGGACGTGTTGAAGAGTGTTGCGAGCAGAACGTACGCCGAGCCCCCAACTGCCGTGAGGATGATTAAAAGCTGACCTCTCATTGTCTTGAGGCGTCCATGAAGGTAAAGGGACGTGGCCAGTAGGAGTATCCCTTCAATCACTGCGAACAGGGCGAGAAGGGGCGTCAGGACCTTCGGCTCTGGATGAACTCCGAGGTCTTCAAGTATCGGCTTTTGGGTGAGGGCTGCGAGGGAATCTATCCACAGTGCCAGACTCAGAAAGAGAAGGAATTCCTCGCATTTTCGTGTCCACCTGTAGAGGGCGAATCCCCACGTGGAGAACCTCATAATTACATTCAGGATTTCCAACACGCACCTCACCCATCGCTTTAGAATTCTGTGCAATAACTATTAAAACTTTAGTTCATTTAACGTTGTTCCACAGGACACTTCGATAGAATTTGAAAAATTATTGAAAAGATAAGAGAAGGGGCTACTTCGTCGCCCTCGTTATTCCAACGTCCTCCACGAGAACGTAGGGCGTTGAAACCGGCGTGCTGACCTCCCACCAGTGGATGTGGTAGCTCTCCTTTCCGAGCGCCTTGATTCCCTCGAGGATCCTCTGGAAGTTGTCGCTGACGCGGATGTTCCTTATCTGCCTCAGCTCGCCGTTCTCGACGAGGAATATTCCGTCCCTCGGGATGGTCGAGAAGTCCCCTGCAACGTAGTTCTGGAAGCGGGTGTACCAGACGTTGGTGATGTAGATTCCCCTCTTGACCTCGCTGAACAGCTCCTCCCTGGAGTAGTCGCCCGGTTCGAGGACGATGTTCCACGCGTGGGGCATTATGAGGCCCGCGTTGGCCGTTGTCTCGGTTCCATATTTCTTCGCCATGCTCGTGTTGAGCAGGAACGTCTTGAAGGTTCCATTCTCGATTATCGTTGTTTCCCTCGTGGGCACCCCTTCGTCGTCGAACTTCCTCGTTCCGTAGCCGTTGGGCATGTTGCCGACGTCCTTTATCGTGACGATTTCGTTGGCAACCTTCTGGCCGAGCTTGTTCACCAGGAAGGAGAAGCCCGCCTCTGCCGCGTAAGCCGAGGTCATGAAGCTCATGTAGCTCAGCAGGTTCGCAAACGCTAACGGGTCGAAGATTACGTCGAACTTCCCCTCTGGCCCCTGCTCAGGGTTCTGCGCCATCTTAGCTATCTCACCGGCCTTCCTTCCGGCGCTTTCGGGGTCGAACTTCTTGAGAACCCTCACGGAGTTCGTTCCGTGGCCGCTCTCAAGGTCTCCGATGAAGGCCCTAACGCTTATCTCTATCCCACTGCCCTCGTCAAAGGCCTCAACGCCGTTGCTCGTGGTCAGGTAAAGCCTATTGTGGTCGGTGTAGAGAACACCTGCTACCCTCTTAGCTCCCTCTTCAAGGGCGGCGTTGATGGCCCTTTCCACGTACTCGTTCGGCTCGTCGAGTTCGACTATGGCTTTATCGAAGGTTTCCGGAATATCCCTGTACTGGAACGGGCCTTCAGCGATTCCGTAGTAGTCCTCCTTCGGCGCCATGCCCTTCATGTTGCTCAGGAGGGTTTTCAGAGTCCTCTCGATGTTCTCCTCGCTCAGCTCGGTGATGCTCGTTCCGGCAACGCGTTTCTCAAGCTCGACGAACAGCTCCACCTTCCTCTCGTGCCAGTTCTTGGCGACGGTTATCTCGTTGTTGGCGAAGCGAACCTGGCGCCTGTCCATCTCGTAGCCCAGAACGACGACGTCGCCAAATCCAAGCTCCTTGGCCTTCTTCAGGATGAACTCGTTAACGTCGAACATCTCCACCACCTCACGGCCTCCTCAGCGGTATATCCCTGAGCCTCGCGTGGGCTCCGCCCATCCAGACGGGGACGCCCTGTCCAGGTTCGCCCTTCCCGCAGGTTCCAGGGAACATCTCGACATCCGTTCCAACGGCATCGACGCTGCTCCACAACGCTCTGGTGGTTATCTCAAGGATAGGCCTCTTGACTGGGTGCTTTATCTCACCGTTCTCGATGAGGTAGGCCTCCCTGCCGATGTATCTCTGCTGATAGCGCCTGTCGTCGATGTTCCACTCGTTGAACGAGACCATGTAAACACCGAGCTTGATGTCCTCAATCAGCTCCTCGAATGAGTAATCCCCGGGTGCTAGGTAGGTGTTGGCCATCCTGACTATCGGTTCGCGGTTGTAGTTTATCGCCCTCGCGGCCGCGTTGGAGCGCTGGCCGAGCTTATAGGCATACTCCCTGTTGGTGAGGAACTCGGTGATTATTCCGTCCTTGATAAGGTAGCGCGGCCTCGCTTTGACGCCCTCGTCGTCGTAGAGGTAGAAGCCCCAGCTGTTCGGCAGGGTCGGGTCCTCTATGACGGTGACGGCTTCACTTCCGATTCTCTCGCCGAGCATGTCTGGCTTGACGAAGCTCTCTCCGGCCTGCGCCGCTTCCCTGCCGAAAATCCTGTCCGACTCGTAGGGGTGCCCGACGCTCTCGTGAACGGCTATGCCTGCCACCTCAGGGCTTATGACCAAGTCAACCTTGCCTTCGGGAGCCTTCTGACCTTCATAAATCAGCTTCTTGAGGGCCTGGACGTCCTTAACCGCCCAATTCCACGGCTCGTCCTTTTCGATGAGCTCCAATCCGCCGGAGAACGCCCTCTGGACGAAGGGAGCCTGCTCCATCTGGCCGTTCTCAAAAACGACGAGGTTGTACATCACCGAGACCCTCGGTATGACGCTCTCGATGAAGGCCCCGTCGCTGTTGGATATTATCTTGTGCCACACCTGATCGGAGTAGCCGAGGTAGCGCATGGGCACGTTTACCCCGGTTGCATTTACCTCCTCCTCGACCTTCCTGAGGAGCTCCATCTTCTCCTCCGGGGAGACGTCCCTGAAGTCCTTGCGCATCTTGACCTCGTAATAAACCTCGTGGAAGTCCTCATCGCTGAACCTTATGGGCTCGTTTCTCACCTTGGAGGCCGCTCTGGCTAGTTTGACGGCCTTCTTGACGGCCTCGCTCACGCTCTCCTTCGTGAGGACGTTGGTGCTTGCGAAGCCCATTCCTCCATCGACCAGAACCCTTATCCCCATTCCCCTGTCGGCGAGTATCTCAAGGCCTTCGGGATTGCCGTTCTTCATAGCCAGAGAAGTGCCGTTCTTCTCCTCAAAGCGGGCCTCGGCATAGCTTGCCCCCAGTTCGAGGGCCTTCTCAACCGCGAACTCTACGAGTTCATGCATGCACATCACCTCGGTTTACTGCATAGAATAGTGCGTCCGGAAGTATAAAAGTCTTTCCGTTAAGATGGCGGTCGAAAAGAGGGCACCTAAACTTTTAGACAAGTTGAAATCAACGGACAAGAGGCTCAAAATTAAACCCTATTGGAAGAAGAGGAGAACTGGAACCTCCAGAAGTTTTAAAACTTCTCCTCGCATTCACACGGCTTCTTTCCGCAGTAGGGGCAGACGCCGGGATATTTCTTCTTCGCCGCTTCCTCAATATCGATATCGAGTAGGTTGGCCAAGCTGGCGAGCCACGCTAAAACGTCGGCGAACTCCTCCTCCATGGCCTCGCGGTCGTTTTTCCTTATCGCCTCGCTCAGCTCGCCAACTTCCTCTACGAACCAGAGAAAGGTTCTCTCCACTCCCCTCTTCGAGTCCTTGTGGAAGTAGATCTCCCTAATCATCTCCTGAAACTCACGTATCTCCATGTTCTCACCTGAGGAAAGGGGAAGAAAAGGGCTTAAAAATCACTCGCTAGCTACCTCGATGAGCTTCCTCATGTGGATCTCAACGGTGTCAAAGACCTCGGCCTCAACGTCCCCCTGCTTCACTATCAGCGGGAGCTCGGTGCAACCGAGGATGACGCCTTCGATTCCTTCCTTCTCTATGTAGCGGTTGATGAGGTCGATCACCCAGTCCCTGCTGGCGAAGTTCTCGAACATAAGCTCCTCGGTGATGATTCTGTTCAACTCGTCCATCTCCCCCTCGTTCGGCGTGATGACATCGAAACCGGCCTCGCGGAGGGCGTTCTTGTAGAAGTCGGCGGTCATGGTTGTCTTCGTCCCAAGGAGGAGAACCCGCCTAACGCCTCTCCTCTTCATTTCCTCGATGAGCGCGTCGATTATGCTCACCATCGGGACGCTCACGGCTTCCTGAACGTCCGGGAAGACGATGTGCGGCGTGTTGGCCGAGAGCGATATTATCTCCGCTCCAGCATTCTCAAGGGCCTTGGCGGCCTTTATGAGTATCTCCTTCCTCCCCTCCCAGCCGTTCGGGTTGTGGATGAACTCCTTGAAGTTTATCGAGTAGATTATCAGCTCGGGAAAGACGTAGGGCTCGAACTTTTCGCGGCTTATCTCCAGGTATTTCTTGTAGTAATAACACGTCGCCTCAGGGCTGGTTCCGCCTATTATTCCTATCTTCCTCATGAGAATCACCAAGAAACGGGACATCCCAGGGTTTATGAGCCTTTTGGAGCATTAGAAGAAAATTTCTTCAAACGTGTAAGAAAGCTTGGTTATCACACCCAGCTCGTCATTCCACGCGCAAAGCGGTGTGCCGTTGTAGGTTCCCTCCAGTATCAGCGGGTCGTACGGTACCGTGCCGAGAAGGGGAACCTCCAGTTCCTCGGAGACGAACTTTTCAAGGGCCTCCAGATTCTTTTCTGGTATGAGCGGCTTGTTGAGAATCACCCAGAAGTCCTCGATTCCCAGGTGGAGGAACTTCCTGATCGCCGAGTCCACCCAGTCGTGAAGGTTCCTCAGGGGCACGGTGCTGGGGTCTATGACGAGCACCTGATAATCGAGCTCCGGGATGAGTGGATGGGCGTCTATCGGAAGGCCCGAGGGAAAATCTATGAGAACGGCGCCGTATGCAGGTTTGAAGTACTCGATAAGAGTCGTGAGGTTTTTGAAGGATAGTCTGTGCCGTATTGGGGCGTTGGGGTCACCCAGGAGGAGGTGCAGGTTCTTTATCTCCATGTACGGATACGTTAACCACTCCAGGTCCATCCTTGGGTTCTCTAGGTAGGCGTGAATCGTGTATTTGGGTGCAATCCCGAACTGGAACGCCAGGTTGGGGAAGTACAGGTCGGCGTCGACGAGAAGGGTTCTGATGCCTCTCATGGCTAGGCAGGCCCCTATGTTCGCAGTTAGGGCGGTCTTACCGCTGCCTTCAAAGCCGGTTATTCCTATGACCACCATCCCTGCTCACTTTGTAATGGCTTCTGACAATAATAAAACTGGGCGGCAAGGTTCAAAAATCTTTTCTTGAAAGTTAAAAAGAGGGAAGAGGCATCACTTGGGCATCTCCCTGACGTGAACATCGAGCTGCGGGAACGGTATCTCTATGCCCTCCTTTGTGTAGAGCTCGTAGATGCCCTTCGTCAGGTCCCCCTTGACTGCCCAGTAGTCCTCGGTCTTGGTCCAAGCGCGAAGTTGTAGGTTGATGGAGGAATCCGCGAGTGCCGTTATAGCAACGGCCGGCTCTGGGTCGCTCAAAACCTTTGGATGGCTCTGGATCAGATCCATGGCAAGCTTTATGGCCCTGTCGAGGTCCGTGCCGTAGGCGACGCCTATGTCAACATTAACCCTTCTCGTTGGCATGCGGGTGTAGTTCACGATTATGCTTCCCCACACGAGCTTGTTGGGTATCGTGATTACCTTGTTGTCGGGGGTTTTGAGCTCGGTGCTCATAAGTCCGATGCCGCTGACGCTTCCTGTCTGACCCGAGACCTCAACGACCTCCCCTAGGTCTATGGGCCTAAGGGCGGTGATCCAGACGCCCGCGGCGAGGTTGGTGAGCGTATCCTGCAGACCAAAGCCCAAGATCAAGCCTATGACGGCCGATAGGCCGAGGATGAGCGGGGACACGGAGATACCGACTGCCCCCAACGCCACTATTATGATGACGACGTAGAGCAGTACCGCCAGAAACCTCCCCAGGAACTCAACGACCAGAGGGGGGAGCTTCGTCTTCCTCATACTCTTCTTGAAGAGCGCGACCAGAATCTTTGCCACAATGTAGCCCACTATCAGGATTATCAGTGCCGATACTAGCTGGAACGGCGTAGCCCCTATGTAGGGCAGGGGCTCATCGAAGGCTACCATACTATCACCTCGAATGGTTTTAGAAGAATTGGTTAAGAAGGTAAAAAAGTTTTCCCTTCATCGACCGAGAATCGAAGTTATTTCGTCCCAGAGCCTTTCGGCGAGTTCTCTTTTACTCATCCTCGGAATCTTTCGTACCGACTTCTCCGTCACTAGCAGAACCTCGTTCTCCTCACTACCGAAGGCCTTTAGCGTGTTTGCCACGACGAGATCGCTCCCTGCCCTTTTGATCTGCTTTCTCGCCGCTTCGATGAGCTCCTCCTCGCTGAGGCCGGTTTCGGCTTTGAAACCGACGAGGAAGGTATCGGGCTGAAGTTCCTTAACCCTGTCTATTATCTTCGGCGTTGGCTCAAGCTCAAGCGTTAAGGCCTTTCCGCTCTTTATCTTTACGCTGGCCTTCTCCTTAACGCGGAAGTCGCTCACCGCGGCGGCGAGGATGACAATGTCATATTTCTTGGCCTTTAACTCGTTCTCTATCGCCCGGAGCATTTCTTCAACGGTTTCGACCTCAACCTGGTTCTCTACGAAGCTGGGAACGCTCCCCCTCGTCCTGATGAGCGTGACCTCCGCTCCCCTGAATTCCGCCTCCTCCGCTATGGCGATCCCCATCCTGCCGCTGCTCGCGTTGGTTATGTACCTTATCGGGTCGATGTACTCCCTCGTGGCACCGGCCGTTACGAGAACGCGCTTTCCTTCGAGGGTCTTTGGATGGAGCTTTTTAATGACGCGGTAGACTATCTCGTCTATCGAGGCGACCTTCGCCTTGCCCTCCTCGAATCTTGGGCCTATGAACTCGACGCCGAGCCTCTTGAGTTTCTCGATGTTCTCGACGACTATCGGATGCTCGTACATGGTGGAGTGCATCGCAGGGGCAATCATTATCGGTGTGTGGGCGAAGGCCGTCGTCACAACGGTTGTAACGGGTGTGTCGTCTATACCGCAGGCGATTTTCCCTATCGTGTTTGCAGTTGCCGGGCAGACGAGGATCAGGTCGGCCTTGTTCTCGTGCTCTCCAGCTAACTCGACGTGCTCTATGAAGCCGGTGATTTCCGTCACGACCGGATTTCCGGTGGCGAACTCCATCGCGTAGGGATGGATGATCTTTTGAGCATTCTCGCTCATGACGGCGTGGACTTCCGCGCCGTGTCGAATAAGCTCCCTGGCAAGTTTTACACACTCAACCGCCGCTATGCTGCCGGGGATTGCAAGAACGATTTTCTTCCCTAGAAGCTTCCGGCTCTTGGTGGCGTGAATAAGCTTAACGTGGTGAAGCATGATGACACCTCCAGAAGGGGTTGCACTAACTCATATATAATACTTAGGAGGGACTCAGAGTTCCCTCACGGCGTCGTCTTCGAACTTGCTAACCTCTTCCTTGGTGCCCACCCATACGACTATGGTCGGCTCCACGGTTATCATCCCGTCCTGTATCATGGGCTTGATTTCGCATATCGCTTTTTCTATCTTAAAGCCCCTGTCCACGACCTCTATCACGATGGGTAGGTCCGTTGAGAGCCTCATAACGTCGGCGGAGTGAACGCGGCTCTTCTTCCCAAAGCCGTAGATGCCGCGGTACACCGTTGCCCCGGCGATGCCCATCTCGCGGAGTCTCTCCACTATCGCCTTGTAGAGGGGCTTTCCATCAAAGCGGTCGTTCTCGCCTATGTAGATGCGAAGGCGAAGCGTGTTCCAGTGTTCCACCTCAACCACAAAATCACCTCCTTGCAAGGACGAACCCGAGGAATACTAGGCCTAGTGTGATTATAACGTTTGCCGAGACGTTCAGGATAGCCACGAGGTACTCCCTCTCGCGCAGGAGCGAAAAAGTCTCGTAGGAGAACGTTGAGAACGTGCTCAACGCCCCGCAGAAGCCCGTTCCGAAGAAGAGCCTCCACTCGGTTGAGACCCCGATGCCCCAGAAGAGCAGGCCGTAGAGGTAGCCGAGGATCAAGCTGGCTATGCTGTTCACGAGGAGCGTTCCAACCGGAAAGTCCCTGTAAACCGGCAGTATTCCCGAGATGTAGAACCTCGCAAGCGCACCGAGGGCGCCGCCGAGCATTATTGCGGTCATTATTCTGAAGTTCATCTTCCCACCCCTGGATTCGCGGCCTTCTGCCTTCTCCCAGCATGCATCCCGAGATCCCTACTTAAGATTTTGGGAGGCTTCTCATCGGAGGATTCCCCTGGATGGTGACAATACCCTTAAATAATTCCCCGCCGCCCTATGTGATGTGGCTACTATGCCTGGCATCCCGAGCTTTGAGTTTGGAATAGAGACAATCGCCCTCGCCTCGCTGATGGTTCTCCTCTCGGGCATACTGGCGATGCTCATCAGCCGGAAGACGAAGTTTCCATACACACCTCTCCTCGTTCTCCTCGGTGTTCTCGTGGGCCCTGTTCTGACCCTGATACTTCCCCAGACCGCCAGGATGCTCTTCTACTACGTCCGCGCCTTTGGACTCTTCTTGGTTCTCTTCGCGGCGGGGTTCAGCCTCAGACTCGCTGTTCTCAAGGAGCACAAGCTCGTCATAACTCTGCTCGACACGATTGGCCTTCTGGGAACTGCCATCTTAGCCGGCTGGTTCTTCTCGTGGGCCTTCGGCGTTCCCTTCCCTGTTGGCTTCCTCTTCGGGGCGGTGGTTTCTGGCACCGACCCCGCGACGCTGATACCGCTCTTTCAGGAGCACAAGGTCCCGGAGGACGTCGAGACGGTAATCATCACCGAAGCCATATTCAACGGTCCCCTCGCGATAATTCTCACGATGGTGGCCCTGTTCCTCATAATCCCGGAGATTCCCGGCTACGCCCCGGTCGAACCGGTCTTGGAGGGTGCCGGCCTCTACGTTGCAGCTATCGTCTACTTCCTCTACCAGATATTCGTCTCTGCCATCATTGGGGCAGTTATAGCCTACATAGCATACCAGGCCATAGTGCGGCTCGGCCTCTACAGAAGCCCTTACACACAGATACTCGGCCTGGCGATGGCCTTCGGGGGCTACGTTGTTGGAGAGTTCGTCGGTGCCTCGGGATTCCTCGTCGTTACAATAATCGGCCTCATCCTCGGAAACCACCGCGATTTCTTCAAGAGGAAAAGCAGTAAGGTGGACGATGCCGTGGAGAGAAACATGGAGTTCAACGACGTCCTCTCGACCTTCTCGGTTATATTCATCTTCGTGCTCCTCGGCGCGAGCCTTGATCTCACGGACCTGCAGTGGGGGACGATAGCCACATCGCTCATGGTGGCGCTGTTCGTGATATTCGTCGCCAGACCGCTGGCCTCCCTCGTTGTCCTGCCCTTCACTGGCTTCAAGCGGTTCCTCTTCATCTCCCTTGAGGGGCCGAAGGGTGCCGTTGCCGCGAGCATGGCGATACTGCCTGTCGTCCTTGGCAGGGCCTACAACAGTCCCGAGATGATCGCGTGGGGAGAGCTGATACTGAGCGCCGGGCTTATGACGGTTCTGCTCTCGATGCTGCTGGAGTCGGCGTGGGTTTCGCTTCTCAGGGAGAGGCTCCTGGATTAGTCTGTCCCGAAGTTCAGGTAGTAGTGTATCTTCTCCTCAACTTCACCGTAGTCCCTCTTCGGAAGTCCCAGCCGCTCTCGGAGCCTCTTGTTCTCGGCTATCATTGCCGAAAGCTGTATGGCGAG
The Thermococcus radiotolerans genome window above contains:
- the coaBC gene encoding bifunctional phosphopantothenoylcysteine decarboxylase/phosphopantothenate--cysteine ligase CoaBC, whose product is MLHHVKLIHATKSRKLLGKKIVLAIPGSIAAVECVKLARELIRHGAEVHAVMSENAQKIIHPYAMEFATGNPVVTEITGFIEHVELAGEHENKADLILVCPATANTIGKIACGIDDTPVTTVVTTAFAHTPIMIAPAMHSTMYEHPIVVENIEKLKRLGVEFIGPRFEEGKAKVASIDEIVYRVIKKLHPKTLEGKRVLVTAGATREYIDPIRYITNASSGRMGIAIAEEAEFRGAEVTLIRTRGSVPSFVENQVEVETVEEMLRAIENELKAKKYDIVILAAAVSDFRVKEKASVKIKSGKALTLELEPTPKIIDRVKELQPDTFLVGFKAETGLSEEELIEAARKQIKRAGSDLVVANTLKAFGSEENEVLLVTEKSVRKIPRMSKRELAERLWDEITSILGR
- a CDS encoding TldD/PmbA family protein; protein product: MFDVNEFILKKAKELGFGDVVVLGYEMDRRQVRFANNEITVAKNWHERKVELFVELEKRVAGTSITELSEENIERTLKTLLSNMKGMAPKEDYYGIAEGPFQYRDIPETFDKAIVELDEPNEYVERAINAALEEGAKRVAGVLYTDHNRLYLTTSNGVEAFDEGSGIEISVRAFIGDLESGHGTNSVRVLKKFDPESAGRKAGEIAKMAQNPEQGPEGKFDVIFDPLAFANLLSYMSFMTSAYAAEAGFSFLVNKLGQKVANEIVTIKDVGNMPNGYGTRKFDDEGVPTRETTIIENGTFKTFLLNTSMAKKYGTETTANAGLIMPHAWNIVLEPGDYSREELFSEVKRGIYITNVWYTRFQNYVAGDFSTIPRDGIFLVENGELRQIRNIRVSDNFQRILEGIKALGKESYHIHWWEVSTPVSTPYVLVEDVGITRATK
- a CDS encoding TldD/PmbA family protein, with protein sequence MHELVEFAVEKALELGASYAEARFEEKNGTSLAMKNGNPEGLEILADRGMGIRVLVDGGMGFASTNVLTKESVSEAVKKAVKLARAASKVRNEPIRFSDEDFHEVYYEVKMRKDFRDVSPEEKMELLRKVEEEVNATGVNVPMRYLGYSDQVWHKIISNSDGAFIESVIPRVSVMYNLVVFENGQMEQAPFVQRAFSGGLELIEKDEPWNWAVKDVQALKKLIYEGQKAPEGKVDLVISPEVAGIAVHESVGHPYESDRIFGREAAQAGESFVKPDMLGERIGSEAVTVIEDPTLPNSWGFYLYDDEGVKARPRYLIKDGIITEFLTNREYAYKLGQRSNAAARAINYNREPIVRMANTYLAPGDYSFEELIEDIKLGVYMVSFNEWNIDDRRYQQRYIGREAYLIENGEIKHPVKRPILEITTRALWSSVDAVGTDVEMFPGTCGKGEPGQGVPVWMGGAHARLRDIPLRRP
- a CDS encoding MazG nucleotide pyrophosphohydrolase domain-containing protein produces the protein MEIREFQEMIREIYFHKDSKRGVERTFLWFVEEVGELSEAIRKNDREAMEEEFADVLAWLASLANLLDIDIEEAAKKKYPGVCPYCGKKPCECEEKF
- a CDS encoding DUF190 domain-containing protein; this encodes MVEVEHWNTLRLRIYIGENDRFDGKPLYKAIVERLREMGIAGATVYRGIYGFGKKSRVHSADVMRLSTDLPIVIEVVDRGFKIEKAICEIKPMIQDGMITVEPTIVVWVGTKEEVSKFEDDAVREL
- a CDS encoding MinD/ParA family ATP-binding protein codes for the protein MVVIGITGFEGSGKTALTANIGACLAMRGIRTLLVDADLYFPNLAFQFGIAPKYTIHAYLENPRMDLEWLTYPYMEIKNLHLLLGDPNAPIRHRLSFKNLTTLIEYFKPAYGAVLIDFPSGLPIDAHPLIPELDYQVLVIDPSTVPLRNLHDWVDSAIRKFLHLGIEDFWVILNKPLIPEKNLEALEKFVSEELEVPLLGTVPYDPLILEGTYNGTPLCAWNDELGVITKLSYTFEEIFF
- a CDS encoding mechanosensitive ion channel family protein codes for the protein MVAFDEPLPYIGATPFQLVSALIILIVGYIVAKILVALFKKSMRKTKLPPLVVEFLGRFLAVLLYVVIIIVALGAVGISVSPLILGLSAVIGLILGFGLQDTLTNLAAGVWITALRPIDLGEVVEVSGQTGSVSGIGLMSTELKTPDNKVITIPNKLVWGSIIVNYTRMPTRRVNVDIGVAYGTDLDRAIKLAMDLIQSHPKVLSDPEPAVAITALADSSINLQLRAWTKTEDYWAVKGDLTKGIYELYTKEGIEIPFPQLDVHVREMPK
- a CDS encoding DUF835 domain-containing protein, which codes for MLEILNVIMRFSTWGFALYRWTRKCEEFLLFLSLALWIDSLAALTQKPILEDLGVHPEPKVLTPLLALFAVIEGILLLATSLYLHGRLKTMRGQLLIILTAVGGSAYVLLATLFNTSLLLLMAFPLPFLGLSLMVTGYTLIKREVGVKSTATLFPIGAFLLGVINLTYPVTITTELASYLYGAGAVFRVMMFVGMAKYALFQITHPKAPSVDIPHGAFYVEEKRNLEVILQKMNSAGNGILITRSLPDRKVPAFPVFWITTLSPTSSWKDVLTIRPTDIGILVDLVKKHLEKGHSIVVLDCFEYLALENGFEKAFKFLLSLKDHVIKFGGTLIVATDPSAYSEKQWKIMKRELNKLEF
- the crcB gene encoding fluoride efflux transporter CrcB, producing MNFRIMTAIMLGGALGALARFYISGILPVYRDFPVGTLLVNSIASLILGYLYGLLFWGIGVSTEWRLFFGTGFCGALSTFSTFSYETFSLLREREYLVAILNVSANVIITLGLVFLGFVLARR
- a CDS encoding aspartate/glutamate racemase family protein — its product is MRKIGIIGGTSPEATCYYYKKYLEISREKFEPYVFPELIIYSINFKEFIHNPNGWEGRKEILIKAAKALENAGAEIISLSANTPHIVFPDVQEAVSVPMVSIIDALIEEMKRRGVRRVLLLGTKTTMTADFYKNALREAGFDVITPNEGEMDELNRIITEELMFENFASRDWVIDLINRYIEKEGIEGVILGCTELPLIVKQGDVEAEVFDTVEIHMRKLIEVASE
- a CDS encoding cation:proton antiporter, whose translation is MPGIPSFEFGIETIALASLMVLLSGILAMLISRKTKFPYTPLLVLLGVLVGPVLTLILPQTARMLFYYVRAFGLFLVLFAAGFSLRLAVLKEHKLVITLLDTIGLLGTAILAGWFFSWAFGVPFPVGFLFGAVVSGTDPATLIPLFQEHKVPEDVETVIITEAIFNGPLAIILTMVALFLIIPEIPGYAPVEPVLEGAGLYVAAIVYFLYQIFVSAIIGAVIAYIAYQAIVRLGLYRSPYTQILGLAMAFGGYVVGEFVGASGFLVVTIIGLILGNHRDFFKRKSSKVDDAVERNMEFNDVLSTFSVIFIFVLLGASLDLTDLQWGTIATSLMVALFVIFVARPLASLVVLPFTGFKRFLFISLEGPKGAVAASMAILPVVLGRAYNSPEMIAWGELILSAGLMTVLLSMLLESAWVSLLRERLLD